The following proteins come from a genomic window of Paenibacillus sp. CAA11:
- the fliS gene encoding flagellar export chaperone FliS, translating into MQNAIQQQYLKVQVETASPGELTLLLYQGMVKSLLLAKSQFAQGNFEAMNESLHKVRAIISELIITLNMDYPIANDLRQLYEFYNRYIAEFMIKRKESMLDDVLEFARGLAETWKKAISSLKTGEQHG; encoded by the coding sequence ATGCAAAATGCAATTCAGCAGCAATATCTAAAAGTTCAAGTTGAGACAGCGAGTCCTGGTGAATTGACTTTGTTGTTGTATCAGGGAATGGTTAAATCATTACTTTTAGCAAAAAGTCAATTTGCTCAAGGTAACTTTGAAGCAATGAATGAATCCTTGCATAAAGTTCGTGCAATTATTAGTGAGCTGATTATTACTCTAAATATGGATTACCCTATTGCTAATGATCTGCGTCAATTGTATGAATTTTATAATAGATACATTGCTGAGTTTATGATTAAGAGAAAAGAATCCATGCTGGATGACGTTCTGGAATTTGCTCGTGGACTTGCTGAGACGTGGAAGAAAGCAATTAGTTCTCTTAAAACAGGTGAGCAACATGGTTAA
- the fliD gene encoding flagellar filament capping protein FliD produces MASITPTRLTGFSGSLDTESIIKKLMSTERMPLDNILKKKQLNVWKREDYLSMNTKLLSFRNTVNDLRFEKNFEKTTASSSNTSVLDVTSAGTIAATTSVEVKSLASSAMLVGKTTVSPTATLTTGGTFNIKGSKGNVDITYTAGQSTLETVVKDINSNSAKTGVRASLDTNNGSIYLTAMESGSTSLVEMTGDVGILGLTSTSKKGADAEYLVNGVSLTSSTNSVTINGTQVALKGSGTATIGSVTDRSGVVDKIKAFVEQYNELIDTFSTATTTRKNRDYAPLTDEQKESMSEKQIEQWEMKARQGTLYNDSILKDTLSAMRTGMSKPLNVPKDQVSLLSQIGITVMSSYKENGKLEIDEEKLTEAVNSNFDQVKQLFLMDNSSAAEVPGKSNIGLADRLYNTINTQLDAMKKKIGSTGLAEAQDDSIMGKELKELSTQESDWKAKLIDIENRYYKQFSAMEQALQKLNSKSSIFSSM; encoded by the coding sequence ATGGCAAGTATTACACCTACCCGTTTGACCGGGTTCAGTGGCAGTCTGGATACAGAATCTATTATCAAAAAGCTAATGAGTACCGAAAGAATGCCATTAGATAATATCCTTAAAAAGAAACAATTGAACGTATGGAAAAGAGAAGATTATCTGTCGATGAATACGAAGCTTCTCTCTTTTCGTAATACAGTGAATGACTTGCGGTTTGAAAAAAACTTTGAGAAGACTACTGCTAGTTCATCAAATACATCTGTTCTAGATGTTACATCAGCAGGTACTATAGCTGCGACTACCAGTGTGGAAGTGAAAAGTTTAGCTTCCTCAGCAATGCTTGTAGGGAAAACTACAGTTTCTCCTACAGCCACCCTTACTACAGGCGGTACTTTTAATATTAAAGGTTCAAAAGGAAACGTCGATATTACTTATACAGCAGGGCAATCGACACTCGAGACCGTTGTAAAAGATATTAATAGTAACTCGGCTAAAACGGGAGTGCGTGCAAGCCTTGATACCAACAATGGATCAATCTATCTTACTGCAATGGAATCGGGCAGTACTTCATTAGTCGAAATGACTGGTGATGTTGGTATTTTGGGGCTTACTAGTACTAGCAAAAAAGGTGCTGACGCTGAGTATTTAGTAAATGGTGTGTCCCTAACATCGTCTACAAATTCTGTGACAATTAACGGCACACAGGTAGCTTTAAAGGGATCCGGAACAGCGACTATTGGTTCTGTGACCGATCGTAGTGGCGTAGTAGATAAAATAAAAGCTTTTGTAGAGCAATATAATGAATTGATTGATACGTTCTCTACGGCTACTACAACGAGAAAGAACCGAGATTATGCGCCTCTAACGGACGAACAAAAAGAGTCCATGAGCGAAAAGCAAATCGAGCAATGGGAAATGAAAGCAAGACAAGGCACTTTGTACAATGATTCCATCTTAAAAGATACTTTGAGTGCAATGCGTACAGGAATGAGCAAACCGCTTAATGTTCCAAAAGATCAAGTTTCACTGTTATCTCAGATTGGGATTACCGTTATGTCGTCATATAAAGAAAACGGAAAACTAGAGATTGATGAAGAGAAATTAACGGAAGCTGTGAATAGTAACTTCGATCAGGTTAAACAGTTGTTTTTGATGGATAATTCGTCAGCAGCTGAAGTGCCAGGCAAAAGTAATATAGGCCTAGCAGACCGACTCTATAATACGATTAATACGCAATTGGATGCTATGAAGAAAAAAATTGGTAGTACTGGTCTAGCAGAAGCTCAAGATGATAGTATCATGGGGAAAGAACTTAAAGAACTGAGTACTCAAGAATCAGATTGGAAAGCTAAACTGATAGATATTGAAAATAGGTACTACAAACAGTTCTCGGCTATGGAACAGGCCCTGCAAAAGTTGAATAGTAAAAGCTCGATCTTTTCCTCTATGTAG
- a CDS encoding flagellar protein FlaG, with protein MMKIDSNSSSTSLMPWFKNLTNENFMDNMADSDSLLKEQRKHTIPQLVDKVNKALEKSETHIQVKVHEKTNTIMVVVLKDDTNEVVREIPSEKMLDVMYNLSQKVGIFLDEKM; from the coding sequence ATGATGAAGATTGATTCCAATTCATCATCGACGTCCTTAATGCCATGGTTTAAAAATCTCACAAATGAGAATTTTATGGATAATATGGCTGATTCGGATTCTCTATTAAAGGAACAGCGCAAACATACAATTCCACAGCTTGTAGATAAGGTGAACAAAGCTCTTGAGAAATCAGAAACTCATATTCAAGTGAAAGTTCACGAAAAAACCAACACGATTATGGTTGTTGTGCTGAAAGACGATACGAACGAGGTTGTTCGAGAAATTCCGAGTGAAAAGATGCTCGATGTAATGTATAACCTTAGCCAAAAAGTAGGAATATTTTTAGATGAGAAAATGTAG
- a CDS encoding flagellin N-terminal helical domain-containing protein: MRINHNISSYNAQRQLSINNGAQSKSLEKLSSGYRINRAADDAAGLAISEKMRNQIRGLEQANKNSLDGISLIQTAEGALNETHAMLQRMAELYVQGANETLTTTDAAKIDKEAQQLSAQIGSIAGQTQFNTKKLLDGSVTTLSFQVGANSGETIALSLSSATNTALGVNFGTGALVELGNSAANELNTTASQNLDKVQSAINAVSSLRSDLGAVQNRLEHTINNLGTTAENLQAAESRIRDVDMAKEMSEFTKNGILQQAAQAMLAQANQQPQGVLQLLR, from the coding sequence ATGCGTATTAACCACAATATCTCTTCTTACAATGCACAACGTCAACTGTCTATCAACAACGGTGCACAATCCAAATCTTTGGAAAAGCTGTCTTCCGGTTACAGAATTAACCGTGCAGCTGACGATGCAGCTGGCCTGGCAATCTCCGAGAAAATGCGTAACCAAATCCGTGGTCTGGAGCAAGCTAACAAGAACTCCCTTGATGGTATCTCCCTGATCCAAACGGCTGAAGGTGCACTGAACGAAACTCATGCTATGCTGCAACGTATGGCTGAGTTGTATGTACAAGGTGCGAACGAAACTTTGACAACTACTGATGCTGCTAAAATTGACAAAGAAGCTCAACAGCTTTCTGCTCAAATCGGCTCCATCGCAGGCCAAACTCAATTCAATACTAAGAAATTGCTGGATGGATCTGTAACTACTCTGTCCTTCCAAGTTGGTGCTAACTCCGGCGAAACTATTGCTCTTTCCCTTTCGTCTGCTACTAACACTGCATTGGGTGTAAACTTTGGCACAGGAGCTCTTGTAGAGCTCGGGAATTCTGCTGCTAACGAATTGAATACTACAGCAAGCCAAAACCTTGATAAGGTTCAATCCGCTATCAACGCTGTATCTTCACTGCGTTCTGACCTCGGTGCTGTTCAAAACCGTCTGGAACACACAATCAACAACTTGGGAACAACTGCAGAGAACCTTCAAGCTGCTGAATCCCGTATTCGTGACGTTGACATGGCTAAAGAAATGTCCGAGTTCACGAAGAATGGTATTCTTCAACAAGCTGCTCAAGCAATGTTGGCTCAAGCAAATCAACAGCCACAAGGCGTTCTGCAATTGCTTCGTTAA
- the csrA gene encoding carbon storage regulator CsrA: protein MLILSRHKGQKINIGDNISITVIDVVGDQVRIGIEAPPDISIYREEIYLAIQDQNKSAVNLDEDVANILSRIISSKKD from the coding sequence ATGCTTATCCTATCACGGCATAAGGGACAAAAAATTAATATTGGAGACAACATTTCTATAACCGTCATTGACGTTGTCGGTGATCAGGTGCGAATAGGGATTGAAGCTCCCCCTGATATAAGCATATATCGAGAGGAAATCTATCTTGCGATTCAAGATCAAAACAAATCCGCTGTTAACTTGGATGAAGATGTAGCAAATATTTTGAGCAGAATTATATCCTCAAAAAAAGACTGA
- the fliW gene encoding flagellar assembly protein FliW, producing the protein MLVNTSRFGDIDIEEKDVVNFISPILGFAEERKYIIVNQFEQNSFQYMQSVTEPNLTFVLADPFQFNKEYDFVLEEHWIRELEINSEEDVTVKAITTVRSATDITINLAAPIIINEKNNKAAQIIMDSASYSTRFSIITSKDEGGE; encoded by the coding sequence ATGCTCGTTAATACTTCTAGATTTGGGGATATAGATATCGAAGAGAAGGATGTAGTGAATTTTATAAGTCCTATATTAGGCTTCGCTGAAGAAAGAAAATATATTATTGTAAATCAATTTGAACAAAATTCGTTCCAGTATATGCAGTCTGTTACGGAGCCTAACTTGACGTTTGTATTAGCTGATCCTTTTCAATTCAACAAAGAGTATGACTTTGTTCTTGAGGAACATTGGATCCGTGAGTTGGAAATTAACAGTGAAGAAGATGTTACTGTGAAGGCCATTACAACAGTTAGATCAGCAACAGATATTACGATTAATTTAGCTGCTCCAATTATCATCAATGAGAAAAATAATAAGGCCGCTCAAATTATTATGGATAGTGCTAGTTATTCAACTAGGTTTTCTATCATCACTAGTAAGGACGAAGGAGGCGAGTAG
- a CDS encoding DUF6470 family protein produces MQIPQIRIQQGYTKIGMDVAPGKLSIEQPKAELNMHQQPGDMQIRTTSGEMQIDQSKAWSALGYGPSLEMMDRIAESSHAIASQRIAEIAQAGDRMMQIQNKGNVFADLAREAVFKQYPMELRGPASFNNVQFQYMPGTMDISYTPKGVSFDPVLNEPEIEYTARQLNIYVAQKNYIHFSTAIGSNLDGSV; encoded by the coding sequence ATGCAGATCCCTCAGATTAGAATTCAACAAGGCTATACTAAGATTGGAATGGATGTTGCCCCTGGAAAACTAAGTATAGAACAGCCTAAAGCCGAGCTCAATATGCATCAACAGCCTGGCGATATGCAGATCCGAACAACGTCGGGAGAGATGCAGATTGATCAGAGTAAAGCTTGGTCTGCTTTAGGGTACGGACCTTCGCTGGAAATGATGGATCGAATTGCAGAAAGCTCTCACGCAATAGCGAGCCAGCGAATTGCAGAGATTGCCCAAGCGGGAGATCGTATGATGCAGATCCAGAATAAAGGGAATGTCTTTGCAGATCTTGCAAGAGAAGCTGTCTTTAAACAATATCCTATGGAACTGCGTGGTCCGGCGAGTTTTAATAACGTTCAATTTCAATATATGCCAGGCACTATGGATATTAGTTATACTCCAAAGGGAGTGAGCTTTGATCCTGTATTGAATGAGCCCGAGATTGAGTATACGGCTAGGCAGCTCAATATATATGTAGCCCAAAAAAATTATATACATTTTTCTACAGCAATCGGCTCTAACTTGGATGGTTCTGTATAA
- the flgL gene encoding flagellar hook-associated protein FlgL: protein MRITQSMMSRNLMTNLQGNYKRLDKTQEQLSTNRQLNRPSDNPVGVASALHYRQEISSTNQFSENAEDADSWMQFTDSVINEATQIVQRLSELAVQGGTDTVPKDARENIASEVGQLYNQLVSLGNSQFKGKYIFNGERVDETPFSADPANVSYELDEGEVEYQIGAGITIPVNLSGTKVFGEFSDPNGLFKVVDGLKKSLMADNTSDIQAAISKLQNNLQNLTTRQSEVGGKQNRLTFTMSRLDDLSINYTDLQGKVEDVDMAKAITDLKTSESIYQASLDTMARIIRPSLLDFLR, encoded by the coding sequence ATGCGTATTACTCAGTCTATGATGAGTCGGAATCTGATGACTAATTTACAAGGGAACTATAAAAGGTTGGACAAAACTCAGGAACAGCTGAGTACGAATCGGCAATTGAATCGTCCTTCGGACAACCCGGTCGGAGTGGCTAGTGCGCTGCATTATCGTCAGGAAATCTCATCCACAAACCAGTTCTCGGAAAATGCAGAAGATGCTGATTCTTGGATGCAGTTCACGGATAGCGTAATTAATGAAGCGACTCAAATCGTTCAGCGTTTGTCTGAGCTTGCGGTTCAAGGGGGAACGGATACCGTTCCAAAGGATGCCAGAGAAAATATAGCGTCAGAAGTTGGACAGTTGTACAACCAACTAGTCTCTCTTGGAAACTCTCAATTTAAAGGGAAATATATTTTTAATGGCGAAAGAGTAGATGAGACTCCTTTTTCTGCAGATCCTGCTAATGTGTCTTATGAGCTAGATGAAGGGGAAGTTGAGTACCAGATTGGAGCGGGAATCACTATTCCCGTGAATCTTAGTGGAACAAAAGTATTTGGTGAATTTTCAGATCCGAACGGCCTGTTTAAAGTAGTGGATGGGCTTAAAAAGTCATTAATGGCTGATAATACTAGTGACATTCAAGCTGCTATTTCAAAGCTTCAGAATAATCTTCAGAACTTAACCACAAGACAGTCAGAAGTTGGCGGCAAACAAAACCGACTGACTTTTACAATGAGTCGTTTAGATGACCTGAGTATTAACTATACCGATCTGCAAGGCAAAGTTGAAGACGTTGATATGGCGAAAGCAATTACAGACCTTAAAACTTCTGAGAGTATCTATCAGGCTTCCTTAGATACCATGGCTCGCATTATTCGGCCAAGCCTTCTTGATTTTCTGAGATAA